A region from the Onychomys torridus chromosome 22, mOncTor1.1, whole genome shotgun sequence genome encodes:
- the Hscb gene encoding iron-sulfur cluster co-chaperone protein HscB isoform X1: MWGCGARDLLCLWEVRLAGFLGRRLLSSNAASGKSNARQCWNCGGSAGGVESGDGFFCEHCRALQPPDPTRDYFSLMNCHRSFRVDVMKLQHRYQQLQRLVHPDFFSQKSQTEKLFSEKHSTLVNDAYKTLQAPLSRGLYLLKLQGIEIPEGTDYGTDSRFLVEIMEINEKLAEAQSEAAMEEIESTVRGNR; this comes from the exons ATGTGGGGCTGCGGGGCCCGGGATTTGCTTTGCTTGTGGGAGGTGCGACTAGCTGGGTTCCTGGGAAGGAGACTGCTGAGCAGCAATGCTGCCTCGGGGAAGAGCAACGCGCGGCAGTGCTGGAACTGCGGCGGCAGCGCAGGGGGTGTGGAGAGTGGGGATGGGTTCTTCTGCGAACACTGCCGCGCCTTGCAGCCTCCTGACCCGACTCGGGACTACTTCAGCCTCATGAATTG CCACCGATCCTTCAGGGTTGACGTCATGAAGCTTCAGCACAGGTACCAGCAACTACAACGTCTCGTCCACCCAGATTTCTTCAGCCAAAAGTCTCAG ACTGAGAAACTCTTCTCAGAGAAGCATTCGACCCTGGTGAATGATGCCTACAAGACTCTTCAGGCTCCCCTGAGCAGGGGACTATACCTT CTAAAGCTCCAGGGAATAGAAATCCCCGAAGGGACCGATTATGGAACAGACAGTAGGTTCCTTGTGGAAATAATGGAAATCAATGAGAAACTCGCGGAGGCTCAAAGTGAGGCTGCCATGGAAGAGATAGAGTCCACGGTCAGAGGTAATAGGTGA
- the Hscb gene encoding iron-sulfur cluster co-chaperone protein HscB isoform X2, producing MWGCGARDLLCLWEVRLAGFLGRRLLSSNAASGKSNARQCWNCGGSAGGVESGDGFFCEHCRALQPPDPTRDYFSLMNCHRSFRVDVMKLQHRYQQLQRLVHPDFFSQKSQTEKLFSEKHSTLVNDAYKTLQAPLSRGLYLVS from the exons ATGTGGGGCTGCGGGGCCCGGGATTTGCTTTGCTTGTGGGAGGTGCGACTAGCTGGGTTCCTGGGAAGGAGACTGCTGAGCAGCAATGCTGCCTCGGGGAAGAGCAACGCGCGGCAGTGCTGGAACTGCGGCGGCAGCGCAGGGGGTGTGGAGAGTGGGGATGGGTTCTTCTGCGAACACTGCCGCGCCTTGCAGCCTCCTGACCCGACTCGGGACTACTTCAGCCTCATGAATTG CCACCGATCCTTCAGGGTTGACGTCATGAAGCTTCAGCACAGGTACCAGCAACTACAACGTCTCGTCCACCCAGATTTCTTCAGCCAAAAGTCTCAG ACTGAGAAACTCTTCTCAGAGAAGCATTCGACCCTGGTGAATGATGCCTACAAGACTCTTCAGGCTCCCCTGAGCAGGGGACTATACCTTGTAAG CTAA